Genomic segment of Saprospira sp. CCB-QB6:
CAATAATGGGGAAGTTTTTGGCCACGGATACTAATAGTTTCCTTGTTTGGGCTTCTTCGGCCCGTAAAGCGGACCAGCTCCCCTACTTGTAATTTGGCCACTACACTAGCCTTTAAATTGCCTTGACTTCTTAGGCGGAGATTAGACAAGAAGCAACGATACTGGGGGCGGATGGCTTCGGTACTCAAGTCTTGTTTATGTAGCCAACCTCTTCGGCCAGATTGATTTTCGATGGCAACAAAGTCGCCTTCTTCTTTTTGCAGAGGATATAATAATTCTCCTTGTAGGAGAAATTCGACCATAGCGCTTTCAGCTTCAGGCTCATGTAGCAGGGGGGCCGCCACTTTATTGTAAAGGATATCTTGGGCATTGGCAGTCCAAAAAATTAGCATACTCAACAAAAGGAATAAAGAAGAAGTAGGAGTGAGCGACATAAGAGATTTTTTGATTAAAAGCCGAGCTTCAAAGGGCTCAGCTCAAGTTGTTTTGCTTCTTCAAGATGCAAAAAAACTTTTAATTTTTGAGCTAGCCCACTCCAATAATCCATATAGTTAGCGGTAACTTATTCTTTTTTTTTGCTATTCAAAGCTTTTCTTTTATGAGGGAAAATAATATTAAACAAGCTGCTTCTAGGATATTATTGGGCCCCTAAGGGAAGCTATTACTCCATGAATTCCACTCATTTCCCTGGCCAATATTTTAAGCTTTTTTAACTATTTGGGCCTTTAAGGCAAGCGGGATTTTAAGTTGGCCTAAACTGACTAAACAAAAACTTAAAACAAGGGCTGCGCCCAAAATAGCGGGGCTTTTTTGTATTTTCGGCCCGAAACAGCCAAAACATCATGAACAAACCACAGCTTTTTATACTTGCCCTCTTTCTTTTGCTATTGGGCAGTTGTCAGTCCTACCAGCACTTTGTCAAAGAAGAGGGACAATATTATCAGCTCAACAGCAGTGAGCACCAAGAGGCGGATAGCAGCACTGCGGCTATTTATGCTCCTTACAAAAAACAATTGGAGGCCAAGATGAATGAGCAATTGGGCCAATTGGATGTAGATCTCATCAAGGAACAGCCAGAGTCTAACATGGGGAATTTCACGGCTGATATGGTCGCCGTCCAAGCACAATTATATACTGGTCAAAGTATTGATTTTGCGGTCCTCAATTATGGTGGGCTTCGCCTGCCCTCTATTCCCAAAGGCCCACTCAAAAAAGGCAAAATCTATGAGCTCCTCCCCTTTGACAATATGATTGTCGTGGTTGAGCTTAAAGGCAGCGAATTGCCTGCCCTCTTTGAGCACATCTGCATGAAGGGCGGTTGGCCGGTTAGCGCTGCGGTTCGGATGCAGATGGACGACGAGTTTGCACCCCATAATATTAGCCTAGAAGGTCAAGCCATTGTTCCCGATCAGAACTATCGCATTGCCACTATTGATTATTTGGCCAATGGAGGCGATAATTGCAGCTTCTTTAAAGGCAAAAAACGCTATGAAACGGGGAAATTTCTCCGAGATGCAGCCATAGAATACATCTCTGCCCAAACGGCCAAAGGAAAAACTATTAAGGCCCGAAAAGAAGGCCGAATCAGCCAAAAAAAATAAGCGCATGAACTACAATAGAAGAAAATTCTTGGGCCGCTTGGGCCAATTTGGTCTTTTGGCTGGAACAAGCCTGATTCTCCCCTCTTCCCTCAAAGCTTTTCATGGCCAACTTTTGGCCCAAAGCGATGAAGCCCCAGAACTCATCAAACTAAGCATTTTGCACACCAATGATGTGCATAGCCGCATCGAACCTTTTCCTATGGATGGAGGCCGCAACCAAGGCAAGGCAGGCGCCGCCCGTCGGGCCGCCCTCATCCAAAAAATTCGTCAAGAGGAAGAACATGTCCTTTTGCTCGATGCTGGCGATATGTTTCAAGGTACCCCCTATTTTAATTACTTCAAAGGCGAGCTCGAACTCAAATTGATGTCGAATATGGGCTATGAAGCGGGCACTTTGGGCAATCACGATTTTGATGCGGGCATCGAAAACCTAGAGCAGCAACTAAAGGCCCATGCCAATTTCCCGATCCTCAACTGCAATTACAATTTTGAGGACACCCCCATGCAAGGCCTCGCCAAACCCTATACGATTATCAAAAAAGGAGCACTCAAAATTGGGCTCACAGGGGTTGGCATTGAGCTAGATGGCCTAGTGCCTGGTCCACTTTACGGCCAAACCCAATATCAAGACCCCCAAAAGGCCCTCAACAAAATGGCTCGTTTCCTCAAGGAAGAGAAAAAATGCGATTATGTCATTTGCCTCTCTCACCTCGGTTATAGCTATAAACACAACAAGATTTCAGACCTCGTTTTGGCCCAAAATTCAGAGGCAGTAGACCTCATTATTGGCGGACACACCCACACTTTTCTAGAACAACCCACTTTGGTCAAAAACCCCAAAGGCGAAGAAGTACTGGTTTCTCAAGCAGGC
This window contains:
- a CDS encoding 5'-nucleotidase C-terminal domain-containing protein; protein product: MNKPQLFILALFLLLLGSCQSYQHFVKEEGQYYQLNSSEHQEADSSTAAIYAPYKKQLEAKMNEQLGQLDVDLIKEQPESNMGNFTADMVAVQAQLYTGQSIDFAVLNYGGLRLPSIPKGPLKKGKIYELLPFDNMIVVVELKGSELPALFEHICMKGGWPVSAAVRMQMDDEFAPHNISLEGQAIVPDQNYRIATIDYLANGGDNCSFFKGKKRYETGKFLRDAAIEYISAQTAKGKTIKARKEGRISQKK
- a CDS encoding bifunctional metallophosphatase/5'-nucleotidase, whose product is MNYNRRKFLGRLGQFGLLAGTSLILPSSLKAFHGQLLAQSDEAPELIKLSILHTNDVHSRIEPFPMDGGRNQGKAGAARRAALIQKIRQEEEHVLLLDAGDMFQGTPYFNYFKGELELKLMSNMGYEAGTLGNHDFDAGIENLEQQLKAHANFPILNCNYNFEDTPMQGLAKPYTIIKKGALKIGLTGVGIELDGLVPGPLYGQTQYQDPQKALNKMARFLKEEKKCDYVICLSHLGYSYKHNKISDLVLAQNSEAVDLIIGGHTHTFLEQPTLVKNPKGEEVLVSQAGWAGIVLGRIDVYFEPSKKKKCISCQNTIID